The proteins below are encoded in one region of Silene latifolia isolate original U9 population chromosome 2, ASM4854445v1, whole genome shotgun sequence:
- the LOC141644107 gene encoding UDP-glucose 6-dehydrogenase 5-like — protein sequence MVKICCIGAGYVGGPTMAVIALKCPEIEVVVVDIAAPRINAWNSDVLPIYEPGLDDVVKQCRGKNLFFSTEVEKHVCEADIVFVSVNTPTKTQGLGAGKAADLTYWESAARMIADVSKSSKIVVEKSTVPVKTAEAIEKILTHNSKGIDFQILSNPEFLAEGTAIEDLFKPDRVLIGGRETPGGAKAIKTLKDVYAHWVPEDRIICTNLWSAELSKLAANAFLAQRISSVNAMSALCEATGADVAEVSHAVGKDTRIGSKFLNASVGFGGSCFQKDILNLVYICECNGLPEVAHYWKQVILMNDYQKTRFVNRVVASMFNTVANKKIAILGFAFKKDTGDTRETPAIDVCKGLLGDKAILSIYDPQVSEDQIRKDLSMKKFDWDHPAHLQPTSPTTIEQLSIVRDAYEATKDSHAVCILTEWDEFKKLDYQKMYDNMQKPAFIFDGRNVVDAEKMRKIGFIVYSIGKPLDAWLKDMPAVA from the coding sequence ATGGTGAAGATCTGCTGTATTGGTGCGGGCTATGTTGGAGGCCCTACAATGGCTGTCATTGCTCTCAAGTGCCCTGAAATTGAGGTGGTTGTTGTGGACATTGCAGCTCCAAGGATCAACGCTTGGAACAGCGATGTGCTTCCCATCTACGAACCTGGTTTGGATGACGTAGTGAAGCAATGTAGAGGGAAGAACCTCTTCTTTAGCACTGAGGTTGAGAAGCATGTTTGTGAGGCTGACATCGTCTTTGTTTCCGTAAACACTCCCACAAAAACTCAGGGTCTTGGAGCCGGCAAAGCAGCCGACTTGACCTATTGGGAGAGTGCTGCCCGCATGATTGCCGACGTGTCAAAATCCAGTAAGATTGTTGTTGAAAAGTCAACTGTTCCTGTCAAAACAGCCGAAGCTATTGAGAAGATTCTGACCCACAATAGCAAAGGCATTGACTTCCAGATTCTGTCCAACCCAGAGTTCCTTGCTGAGGGTACTGCCATCGAGGACCTCTTCAAACCTGACAGAGTTCTTATTGGAGGACGGGAAACTCCAGGGGGTGCTAAGGCAATTAAGACATTGAAAGATGTTTATGCTCACTGGGTTCCTGAAGACCGAATCATATGCACCAATCTGTGGTCAGCTGAGCTGTCTAAGCTTGCTGCTAATGCTTTCTTGGCACAGAGGATTTCGTCTGTGAATGCAATGTCAGCACTTTGTGAAGCAACTGGCGCTGACGTGGCTGAGGTTTCTCATGCTGTTGGGAAGGACACTAGAATTGGATCGAAGTTTTTGAATGCTAGTGTCGGATTTGGTGGGTCTTGCTTCCAAAAGGATATTTTGAACTTGGTTTACATCTGTGAATGCAATGGACTTCCTGAAGTGGCACATTACTGGAAGCAGGTTATCCTGATGAACGATTACCAAAAGACCCGGTTTGTTAACCGGGTTGTTGCCTCCATGTTCAACACCGTTGCTAACAAGAAGATTGCAATCCTCGGGTTTGCGTTCAAGAAGGATACCGGTGACACTAGGGAAACCCCAGCCATTGATGTCTGTAAGGGACTGTTGGGTGACAAAGCCATATTGAGCATTTATGATCCTCAAGTGTCGGAAGACCAGATCCGGAAGGATCTGTCAATGAAGAAGTTCGATTGGGACCACCCAGCCCATCTTCAGCCCACAAGCCCAACCACCATTGAGCAACTCAGCATTGTCCGGGACGCCTATGAGGCCACAAAGGATTCTCATGCAGTTTGCATCCTTACTGAGTGGGATGAATTCAAGAAACTTGATTACCAAAAGATGTACGACAACATGCAGAAGCCTGCATTTATCTTTGATGGAAGGAATGTTGTCGATGCAGAGAAGATGAGGAAAATCGGGTTTATTGTCTACTCCATTGGCAAGCCACTCGATGCATGGCTTAAGGACATGCCTGCTGTAGCTTAA